The Syngnathus typhle isolate RoL2023-S1 ecotype Sweden linkage group LG11, RoL_Styp_1.0, whole genome shotgun sequence genome contains a region encoding:
- the cita gene encoding citron rho-interacting kinase isoform X1, whose translation MLKFKYVSQGGLKTTPTSADPITIRSSRLNQLFQGRLSLNGQQGGCILSREEFVDSLLLLYQECKSPELMKIHHVANFVNKFSDVVSELQSLQPSLVDFEVRAVVGQGRFGKVQVVREKATGDFYALKVMEKTVLRSQENMVFHEEERRILSLNCSPWIPQLFCAFQDDEHVYLTMEYLPGGDLLSLLNRYEEQFDESMAQFYLAELVEAIHGVHQLGFVHRDVKPENVVIDRTGHIKLADFGSAARLTANKTVATPTVPVGTQDFLSPEVLEAMNEGSLSTYGVECDWWSLGVIAYDMIYSRLPFSDGTSTRTIHNILNFQNFLKIPEEPPATKQFVDLVLSLLCGAQERLGFQGLRCHPFFSTVDWNNLRQVLPPFVPALHAEDDTSNFEEPELAAPRPASASKRGAPPVGFQGKDLPFLGWFFSRALTTLAKSEVVSAGLNSPAKTNSMERKLHLKSKELQETQDKCHKMEQEISRFQRKMTDLESVLHQKDVELKASETQRSILEQDLATYITECSSLKRSLEEARVEVSREDDKALQLLHDIREQSNKLQEIKEQEYHAQLEEMQVTIRQLEEDLSAARRRSDLYESELRDSRQTSEELKRKAVEYQQRIQKAKEQGKAEVEELLSKLEKTNAEQQVKIQELQDKLSKAVKASTEATELLQNVRQAKERLERDLERLRGKSDSSDTLKRRLRETEQEGRKTLENQVKRLEMVERRENKLKEDIQTKSQQIQQMAEKILELEDHLRDAQSTAQRMETQLVQKERLYEDKIKVLEAQMKVDIADKESLEAKRAQQEEESRENCKLISEQKATINAMDSKMKNLEQRIAELSEANKLAANSSIYTQKNMKAQEEMISELRQQKFYLESQAGKLEAQNAKLEEHLEKISQQEQTKRTRLLELESRLREMGLEHEEEKLEIKRQVSELTLSLQERESQISSLQAARLALESQLQQAKTELEETTAEAEEEITALRNHRDEIQQKFDALRDSCSVITDLEEQLTQLSQENAELNRQNFYLSKQLDEASDEREDQLQLSQEVDRLRREVADREMHLNNQKQNIETLKTTCSMLEEQVVELESLNDELLEKERQWEAWRGALEDEKSQAERRTRELQRLLDNEKQNRLRADQRSTESRQAVELAVKEHKAEILALQQALKEQRLKAESLSDTLNDLEKKHAMLEMNARSLQQKLETERELKQRLMEEQGKLQQQMDLQKSHIFRLTQGLQDALDQTDMLKTERTDLEYQLENIQAVYSHEKVKMEGTISQQTKLIDFLQAKMDQPTKKKKGIFGRRREDVGTTTNGALTPQSQPTVPLQYCDMKLALEKERSRCGELEEALQKMRIELRSLREEAAHFKAQDHMSTSTPAQARHQILMSAIVKSPEHQPNPCGLLNPSTRSKESSTPEEFGRRVKERMHHNIPHRFTVGLNMRAAKCAVCLDTVHFGRQAATCLECNMLCHPKCSPCLPATCGLPAEYATHFSEALCREKASSPGLQVKEASGHVRLEGWMKQPRNGKRGQQGWETKYVVLDGTKISVYDAEPREDCVNAEEEFELCLPDGEVTVHGAVGASELINTAKSDIPYILKLESHPHTTCWPGQSLYFMAPSFPDKQRWVAVLESVVAGSRGAKDKGDSEAAGVSKRQKNLSPLVQKLLGNSLLKLEGDDRLDINCTLPLTDQIVLVGSEEGLYALNVIKNSLTHIPGLTAVFQIQILRELDKLLMITGEDRALCLVEIKKVKQSLSQSHLPSPPDLNPFIFETVKGCHLFSSGKIDNGICICAAMPNKITILRLNESLNKFCIRKEIETSEPCSCIHFTGYSIIIGTNKFYEIEMKQYVLEEFLDKNDVTLASAVFAASSHSFPISIIQVTTTPQKEEYLLCFHEFGVFVDAYGRRSRTDDIKWSRLPLSFAYREPYLFVTYFNSLDVVEIQGHSFGSHSYAHLDIPNPRYLGPAISSGAIYLASSYQNKLRVICCKGNLIQNQDGGGDLQYCGSGRSPNKRGPPSYNEHISKRLAANPLTHGEPGTPHRYREARTEFRRDKSPSRPLEREKSPGRMLENRIVASPGRAVTDPRLERSPARGMADPRMERSPGRMMDVRRERSPGRFEERQRLHTGSGRTPINPVTKVWDQSSV comes from the exons ATGTTGAAGTTCAAATACGTGAGCCAGGGAGGCCTTAAAACGACGCCGACCTCTGCGGACCCCATCACCATCCGAAGTTCAAGACTCAACCAGCTGTTTCAG GGTCGCCTCAGCTTGAATGGGCAGCAGGGAGGATGCATCTTGAGTCGGGAGGAGTTTGTGGACTCGCTGTTGTTACTGTACCAAGAGTGTAAATCCCCTGAATTGATGAAGATACATCATGTGGCCAACTTTGTAAACAAGT TTTCTGACGTGGTCTCGGAGCTCCAGTCCTTGCAGCCAAGCCTTGTCGACTTTGAGGTGCGCGCTGTGGTGGGACAAGGTCGCTTTGGCAAGGTTCAAGTTGTACGGGAGAAGGCAACGGGGGATTTTTATGCTTTGAAAGTCATGGAAAAGACAGTTTTACGCTCTCAGGAAAAT ATGGTTTTTCATGAAGAGGAGCGACGCATTCTGTCTTTGAACTGCAGTCCCTGGATCCCACAGCTCTTCTGTGCTTTCCAGGATGATGAGCATGTCTATTTG ACGATGGAGTACTTGCCGGGCGGCGACCTCCTGTCTCTGCTCAACCGATACGAGGAGCAGTTTGACGAGTCCATGGCTCAGTTCTATTTGGCTGAGCTGGTGGAGGCCATTCATGGTGTCCACCAGCTGGGCTTTGTCCACAG AGATGTCAAGCCCGAGAATGTTGTCATCGATCGAACCGGTCACATTAAACTGGCAGACTTTGGATCGGCTGCCAGGCTCACGGCTAACAAAACG GTGGCCACTCCCACAGTGCCTGTGGGAACCCAAGACTTCCTCTCCCCTGAGGTATTGGAGGCCATGAACGAGGGCTCTCTCAGCACCTACGGCGTGGAGTGCGACTGGTGGTCCCTCGGGGTCATAGCCTACGATATGATTTACTCCAGGCTTCCTTTCTCTGACGGCACTTCAACGCGGACCATCCACAACATCCTCAACTTCCAA AATTTTCTGAAGATTCCAGAAGAGCCACCCGCCACTAAGCAGTTTGTCGACCTGGTGCTGAGTTTGCTGTGTGGAGCTCAAGAACGTCTGGGATTCCAGGGACTCCGATGCCACCCGTTTTTCTCCACGGTGGACTGGAATAATTTACGACAAG TTCTCCCACCTTTTGTTCCTGCGTTGCACGCTGAAGATGACACCTCTAATTTTGAGGAGCCGGAGCTGGCAGCCCCCCGGCCAGCCTCAGCATCCAAGCGAGGAGCTCCCCCTGTGGGCTTCCAGGGCAAGGATCTCCCCTTTCTAGGATGGTTCTTCAGCAGAGCACTGACAACATTGGCCAAATCTGA GGTAGTCTCTGCTGGCCTCAACTCTCCTGCTAAGACCAACTCCATGGAAAGGAAGCTCCACCTTAAAAGCAAGGAATTACAAGAAACCCAAGACAAATGTCACAAG ATGGAGCAGGAGATCTCCAGGTTCCAACGCAAAATGACTGATCTGGAGTCAGTGCTCCACCAGAAAGATGTGGAGCTGAAGGCCTCCGAGACTCAGAGGAGCATCCTCGAGCAAGACCTCGCCACCTACATTACGGAGTGCAGT AGCCTAAAGCGGAGCCTGGAGGAGGCACGCGTGGAAGTCTCTAGAGAAGATGACAAAGCTCTGCAGCTGCTACACGACATCCGTGAACAGAGCAACAAGCTGCAGGAAATTAAAGAGCAA GAGTACCATGCCCAGTTGGAGGAGATGCAAGTGACCATCAGGCAGCTGGAGGAGGACCTGTCGGCCGCACGCCGCCGCAGCGACCTCTATGAATCGGAACTTAGAGACTCAAGACAAACCAGCGAGGAACTCAAACGAAAGGCTGTAGAGTACCAGCAGAGGATTCAGAAG GCTAAAGAGCAGGGTAAAGCCGAGGTAGAGGAGCTTCTGTCCAAACTGGAAAAG ACAAATGCGGAGCAACAGGTGAAAATCCAAGAGCTCCAAGACAAACTGTCAAAG GCAGTGAAAGCAAGCACCGAAGCCACTGAACTGCTGCAGAATGTCAGACAGGCCAAAGAACGGCTGGAACGAGACCTGGAGCGCTTGCGAGGCAAAAGCGACTCCAGTGACACGCTCAAACGACGCCTGAGAGAGACAGAG CAGGAGGGTAGGAAGACCCTGGAGAACCAGGTGAAGAGGCTGGAGATGGTTGAGCGCCGGGAGAATAAGCTCAAAGAAGACATTCAGACCAAATCCCAGCAGATCCAGCAGATGGCCGAAAAGATCCTG GAACTGGAGGACCACCTGAGGGATGCCCAGTCTACAGCACAAAGGATGGAAACTCAGCTTGTCCAAAAGGAGAGGCTGTATGAAGACAAAATTAAG GTTCTGGAAGCCCAAATGAAGGTGGACAtagctgacaaagaaagcctgGAGGCCAAAAGAGCGCAGCAAGAGGAGGAGTCGAGAGAGAACTGCAAACTTATCAGCGAGCAGAAAGCG ACTATTAACGCCATGGATTCAAAGATGAAGAACCTGGAGCAGCGCATCGCTGAGCTGTCAGAGGCTAACAAGCTGGCTGCTAACAGTAGCATCTACACCCAGAAGAACAT GAAAGCACAAGAGGAAATGATCTCAGAACTGCGACAGCAAAAGTTCTATTTGGAGTCTCAGGCTGGCAAGCTGGAGGCTCAGAATGCCAAACTGGAGGAACATCTTGAGAAAATCAGTCAGCAGGAGCAGACCAAGAGGACCCGTTTACTGGAGCTGGAGAGCAGGCTGCGGGAG ATGGGCTTAGAGCATGAAGAGGAAAAACTGGAGATCAAGAGACAGGTGTCGGAGTTGACCCTCTCCCTGCAGGAACGCGAGTCGCAAATAAGCAGCCTGCAAGCAGCTCGTCTTGCTTTGGAGAGCCAGTTGCAACAAGCAAAGACTGAGTTGGAGGAAACCACTGCTGAGGCCGAGGAGGAGATCACTGCCTTGAGG AATCACAGAGATGAAATTCAACAGAAGTTTGATGCCCTGAGAGACAGCTGTTCA GTGATCACTGACCTGGAGGAGCAACTTACCCAGTTGAGTCAGGAGAATGCCGAATTAAACCGGCAGAACTTCTACCTGTCCAAGCAATTGGATGAAGCATCGGATGAGAGGGAGGACCAACTGCAGCTAAGCCAGGAGGTGGACCGGCTGAGGAGAGAAGTGGCAGACCGTGAGATGCATCTCAACAATCAAAAACAA AACATTGAGACACTGAAGACTACGTGTAGCATGCTGGAGGAGCAAGTGGTGGAGCTGGAGTCTCTGAACGACGAGCTCCTGGAGAAGGAGAGGCAGTGGGAGGCCTGGAGAGGGGCCCTGGAGGATGAAAAGAGCCAGGCCGAAAGACGCACCAGGGAACTGCAAAGATTGCTGGATAAcgaaaaacaaaacag gtTACGGGCAGACCAGCGCAGCACAGAGTCACGCCAAGCAGTGGAACTCGCAGTCAAAGAGCACAAGGCTGAGATATTGGCGCTGCAGCAAGCCTTGAAGGAGCAGAGACTCAAAGCCGAAAGTCTATCTGATACG CTCAATGATCTGGAGAAGAAGCACGCTATGCTGGAGATGAACGCTCGCAGCTTGCAGCAGAAATTGGAGACGGAGAGGGAGTTAAAACAGAGACTGATGGAAGAG CAAGGGAAGCTGCAACAGCAGATGGATCTCCAAAAGAGCCACATTTTCCGTTTGACCCAGGGTCTACAAGATGCTTTGGACCAAACCGACATGCTCAAGACCGAGAGGACCGATTTGGAATACCAGCTGGAGAATATACAG GCTGTATATTCCCATGAGAAGGTGAAGATGGAAGGGACCATCTCGCAACAGACCAAACTCATTGACTTCCTCCAGGCCAAAATGGACCAGCCCACCAAGAAAAAGAAG GGCATTTTCGGGCGACGGCGCGAAGATGTCGGCACGACCACAAATGGGGCATTGACTCCTCAATCTCAGCCGACAGTTCCCTTGCAGTACTGTGACATGAAGCTTGCTTTAGAGAAGGAGCGCTCGAGGTGTGGAGAGCTGGAAGAGGCTCTTCAGAAGATGCGAATTGAACTACGATCCCTAAGGGAAGAGG CCGCTCATTTCAAAGCGCAGGATCACATGTCGACTTCCACACCAGCCCAGGCCCGCCATCAAATCCTCATGTCGGCCATTGTGAAGTCCCCAGAGCATCAACCCAACCCTTGTGGGCTACTTAACCCCTCAACCCGTTCAAAGGAGTCTTCCACACCTGaag agtTTGGTCGTCGCGTGAAGGAGCGAATGCATCATAACATCCCCCATCGCTTCACTGTGGGTCTCAACATGCGCGCTGCCAAATGTGCAGTCTGCTTGGACACTGTGCATTTTGGACGCCAGGCTGCCACTTGTCTAG AATGCAACATGCTTTGTCATCCCAAATGCTCACCATGCCTACCAGCCACTTGCGGCCTGCCAGCCGAGTATGCCACCCACTTCTCGGAGGCTTTATGCCGAGAAAAGGCAAGCTCCCCTGGACTCCAGGTCAAGGAAGCTAGTGGGCATGTTCGCTTGGAGGGatggatgaaacagccaag AAATGGCAAACGTGGTCAGCAGGGCTGGGAGACAAAGTACGTGGTCCTTGATGGAACCAAAATATCAGTTTACGACGCAGAGCCCAGAGAAG ACTGTGTAAATGCGGAGGAGGAATTTGAGCTTTGTCTACCTGATGGAGAGGTAACTGTTCATGGAGCTGTTGGGGCCTCTGAGCTCATCAACACTGCAAAGTCAG ACATCCCTTACATTCTGAAGCTGGAGTCACATCCGCACACCACTTGTTGGCCAGGTCAGTCGCTCTACTTCATGGCTCCCAGTTTCCCGGACAAACAACGTTGGGTGGCTGTACTGGAGTCTGTGGTGGCCGGTAGCCGCGGAGCTAAAGACAAAGGAGATTCGGAAGCT GCAGGTGTTTCTAAAAGACAGAAGAACCTATCGCCCCTGGTTCAG AAACTTCTGGGCAACTCGTTACTGAAGCTGGAGGGTGACGACCGCTTGGACATCAACTGCACTCTGCCTCTCACTGACCAG ATCGTGCTGGTCGGCTCTGAGGAGGGCCTGTATGCGCTGAACGTCATAAAAAACTCCTTAACGCACATCCCGGGCCTGACTGCCGTATTCCAGATTCAGATCCTGAGGGAGCTCGACAAGCTGTTGATGATCACTG GAGAGGATCGGGCCCTGTGTTTGGTGGAGATCAAGAAGGTGAAGCAGTCTTTATCACAGTCCCATCTTCCATCTCCACCTGACCTCAACCCCTTCATCTTTGAGACAGTGAAGGGGTGCCACCTCTTCTCCTCTGGAAAG aTTGACAATGGAATTTGTATCTGTGCCGCTATGCCCAATAAGATTACAATCCTGCGACTTAATGAAAGCCTCAATAAGTTCTGTATCAGAAAG GAAATCGAAACCTCCGAGCCCTGCAGCTGCATCCACTTCACTGGCTACAGCATTATCATCGGCACCAACAAATTTTACGAAATTGAAATGAAGCAGTATGTGCTAGAAG AGTTCCTGGATAAAAACGACGTGACGCTAGCCTCCGCCGTGTTTGCCGCATCCTCCCACAGCTTCCCCATCTCTATCATTCAGGTCACCACGACTCCTCAGAAGGAGGAATACCTGCTCTGTTTCCATG AGTTTGGCGTGTTTGTGGACGCGTACGGACGCAGGAGTAGAACCGATGATATCAAGTGGAGTCGCCTGCCACTATCATTTG CTTATAGAGAGCCATACCTGTTTGTGACCTACTTCAACTCTCTGGATGTGGTTGAGATTCAGGGACATTCATTTGG CTCCCACTCATACGCTCACCTGGACATCCCAAACCCACGCTACCTTGGCCCAGCCATTTCCTCCGGTGCCATTTACTTGGCCTCATCATATCAGAACAAACTACGAGTCATTTGTTGCAAGGGCAACTTGATTCAGAACCAGGATGGTGGAGGAGACTTGCAGTACTGCGGCTCAGGACGCAG CCCTAACAAACGTGGGCCTCCTTCCTACAACGAGCACATCTCCAAAAGGCTGGCAGCCAACCCCCTCACACACGGGGAGCCCGGCACACCCCACCGCTACAGAGAGGCCCGCACCGAGTTCCGGCGTGACAAGTCCCCCAGCCGTCCTTTGGAGAGAGAGAAGTCCCCCGGTAGGATGCTGGAGAACCGGATAGTGGCGTCTCCCGGCAGAGCTGTGACCGACCCTCGATTAGAGCGCTCCCCAGCGAGGGGCATGGCGGACCCCCGAATGGAGCGCTCCCCGGGGCGTATGATGGATGTCCGCAGGGAGAGGTCACCAGGTCGTTTTGAAGAGCGCCAGAGGCTTCATACTGGTTCTGGACGCACGCCCATAAACCCCGTCACCAAG GTATGGGACCAGTCGTCCGTTTAG